In Macadamia integrifolia cultivar HAES 741 chromosome 5, SCU_Mint_v3, whole genome shotgun sequence, a single window of DNA contains:
- the LOC122078828 gene encoding very-long-chain aldehyde decarbonylase CER3 — MVAPLSRWPWENLGKFKYLLYGPLLTKFLLSRLWEEDTQKDNWCFHILLICCLRGAIYQLWSSYNGMHFFTQHRRIHQRGCDFKQIDREWDWDNFIILHAFIASLACYCFPFLANLPFWNTRGCIYALVLHICVSEPLYYVIHRCFHGDFLFTNYHSFHHGSPVPHPFTAGNSTLLEHLILSAIIGVPILGASMSGYGSKGLIYGYVLMFDFFRCLGHSSVEVVPHVIYEILPILKYLLYTPTYHSLHHTEMTTNFCLFMPLYDALGKTLNHKSWELHKKISSSDNKGRVPDFIFLAHVVDVMSSMHVSFVFRSFSSMPFKFRLFMIPLWPVAFVAMFVLWASPKAFMVSSYSLKGKLQQTWTVSRYGFQYFLPFAVDSINKQIEEAILKADRLGVKVISLAALNKNEALNGGGTLFVTKHRNLKVRVVHGNTLTAAVILNEIKEDVKEVFLTGATSKLGRAIALYLCHRRVRVMMLTLSTERFQNIQKEAAAEFQSFLVQVTKHQAAQNCKTWIVGKWLTPREQSWAPKGTHFHQFVVPNVIPFRRDCIYGDLAAMRLPPDVEGLGECEYTMERGVVHACHAGGLVHLLEGWTHHEVGAIDVDRIDLVWKAALKHGLSPVQTSSPSVSCRTN; from the exons ATGGTTGCTCCTTTGTCTAGATGGCCATGGGAAAACTTGGGCAAGTTCAAG TATCTGTTATATGGTCCTCTTCTAACAAAGTTCCTCCTTTCAAGACTATGGGAGGAGGATACCCAAAAGGATAATTGGTGCTTTCATATTCTACTCATCTGTTGTCTTAGAGGTGCCATTTATCAGCTATGGAGCTCTTACAATGGCATGCATTTCTTTACGCAACATCGCCGGATTCATCAAAGAGGTTGCGATTTTAAGCAAATTGACAGGGAATGGGACTG GGACAATTTCATAATTCTTCATGCCTTCATAGCATCTCTTGCCTGTTACTGCTTTCCATTCCTAGCAAATCTTCCTTTCTGGAACACAAGAGGTTGCATCTATGCTTTGGTACTCCACATATGTGTCTCTGAGCCTCTATACTATGTTATACATAGATGCTTCCATGGTGACTTTCTCTTTACAAATTACCATTCATTTCACCATGGCTCTCCAGTGCCTCACCCTTTCACTG CTGGCAATTCAACTCTACTTGAACATTTAATATTGAGTGCAATTATAGGGGTACCTATACTGGGAGCTTCCATGAGTGGAtatggatccaagggtttgataTATGGCTATGTATTGATGTTTGATTTCTTCAGATGCTTGGGACATAGCAGTGTAGAAGTAGTTCCACACGTGATCTATGAGATCTTACCAATCCTCAAGTATCTTCTTTATACACCGAC GTATCATAGCCTCCACCACACAGAGATGACAACCAATTTCTGCCTCTTTATGCCTCTCTATGATGCACTTGGGAAGACATTAAACCACAAATCATGGGAGCTGCACAAGAAGATAAGCTCGTCAG ATAACAAAGGGAGAGTGCCAGATTTCATCTTCCTAGCCCATGTCGTGGACGTGATGTCGTCGATGCACGTGTCATTCGTTTTCCGGTCATTCTCATCGATGCCGTTTAAGTTCAGGTTGTTTATGATCCCTTTGTGGCCGGTTGCATTTGTGGCGATGTTTGTGTTGTGGGCTTCACCCAAGGCCTTCATGGTGAGTTCATACAGTCTTAAGGGCAAATTGCAGCAGACATGGACGGTTTCTAGGTATGGTTTTCAG TATTTCTTGCCGTTTGCTGTAGATAGCATTAATAAACAAATTGAAGAAGCCATCCTCAAGGCTGACCGATTGGGTGTGAAAGTAATAAGCCTTGCTGCATTAAataag AATGAAGCTCTTAATGGAGGTGGTACGTTATTCGTTACAAAACACCGAAATCTTAAAGTACGAGTCGTTCATGGAAATACTTTGACAGCGGCTGTGATTCTCAATGAGATTAAGGAGGATGTTAAGGAGGTGTTTCTAACTGGAGCTACTTCAAAGCTGGGTCGGGCCATTGCTCTTTATCTCTGTCATCGACGAGTTCGTGTAATG ATGCTGACCCTATCAACTGAGAGATTCCAAAATATTCAGAAGGAAGCAGCAGCGGAGTTCCAAAGCTTCCTAGTGCAAGTGACAAAGCACCAAGCAGCCCAAAACTGTAAG ACATGGATAGTGGGGAAGTGGCTGACACCTAGAGAACAAAGCTGGGCTCCCAAAGGAACTCATTTCCATCAATTTGTGGTCCCAAATGTGATCCCTTTCAGAAGAGACTGTATTTACGGTGATCTTGCTGCCATGAGACTACCACCAGATGTGGAGGGCCTTGGTGAATGTGAG TACACCATGGAAAGAGGAGTTGTCCATGCCTGTCATGCGGGTGGCTTGGTTCATCTTCTCGAAGGTTGGACTCATCATGAAGTCGGAGCCATTGATGTGGACAGGATCGATTTAGTGTGGAAAGCTGCATTAAAACATGGATTAAGCCCAGTCCAGACATCTTCACCTTCAGTTTCGTGCAGAACCAattga